In one Mesorhizobium australicum genomic region, the following are encoded:
- a CDS encoding hydantoinase/oxoprolinase family protein: protein MAEKRPAGDEYVVAGIDVGGTFTDLILIDGKGGGKVHVAKTPTTLDNQAFGVVSALGATGFPIEHIDLIVHGTTTTTNAVLERRLAKTGLITTQGFRDVLELGRRTRPNAYGMTGTFVPVIPRNLRLEVPERVEASGAVRTPLDEEAMRAAVRQLAEAGCESLVIHFLHAYANPAHEKRAAEIAAELWPNDHITTGHSLLSEAREFERGVTAAVNASVQPILKRYVERLRGELAVRGYSRDFLMMNGNGGMISARYVTNEAAKTVMSGPASGVMAAAYTGRRAGFPNLVTYDMGGTSTDVALIRGAQPAVSNEIEIEYAMPIHVPMVDVHTVGAGGGSIARIDDAGLIRVGPESAGASPGPICYGRGGTEPTISDANLILGRLNPKRLLAVDSPVSVPDIEAIFAEKLGNRIGVGATEAAGAVLRIANLKMAGAIRMVSISKGHDPRDFALFAFGGAGPLHATALARELGIPKVLVPARPGITNALGCVVADMRHDFVNTLNQPVAALDEAKARTILARQVAEGRELIAKEAVKPQTIRVVHSADMQFVGQTHLLNVPLPSPEVTRAHLQDLFEKAYYARFRVKLPEIRAALVNLNTSVIGVRGEVDLSTLIDPAGRADSLAGALVETRKVWFDGRWIDTPVYAREKLPPGAAFAGPAVLEQLDATTVVEPGDRCSSDAEGNIIIEVKRT from the coding sequence ATGGCAGAGAAACGGCCGGCAGGCGATGAGTATGTGGTGGCCGGAATCGATGTGGGAGGCACCTTTACCGACCTCATCCTGATCGATGGTAAGGGCGGCGGCAAGGTCCATGTCGCCAAGACGCCGACAACGCTCGACAACCAGGCCTTCGGCGTGGTTTCCGCGCTTGGCGCGACCGGTTTTCCGATCGAGCATATCGACCTGATCGTCCACGGCACCACGACCACGACGAACGCAGTGCTGGAGCGGCGGCTGGCGAAGACCGGCCTGATCACCACGCAGGGCTTCCGCGACGTTCTGGAGCTCGGGCGCCGCACCCGGCCCAATGCCTATGGAATGACCGGTACGTTCGTCCCGGTGATCCCGCGCAACCTGCGCCTCGAGGTTCCCGAGCGGGTGGAGGCGTCGGGCGCGGTCCGCACGCCGCTCGACGAAGAGGCGATGCGCGCGGCCGTCAGGCAATTGGCCGAGGCCGGCTGCGAGTCGCTGGTGATCCATTTCCTGCACGCCTACGCCAATCCGGCGCACGAGAAGCGGGCCGCCGAGATCGCAGCCGAGCTCTGGCCGAACGACCACATAACCACCGGCCATTCGCTCCTCTCGGAGGCCCGCGAGTTCGAGCGCGGGGTGACGGCGGCCGTCAATGCCTCGGTCCAGCCGATCCTGAAGCGCTACGTCGAGCGGCTGCGCGGCGAGCTGGCCGTGCGCGGCTACAGCCGCGACTTCCTGATGATGAACGGCAATGGCGGGATGATCTCCGCCCGCTACGTGACCAACGAGGCCGCCAAGACCGTGATGTCCGGCCCCGCCTCCGGTGTCATGGCTGCCGCCTATACCGGTCGCCGCGCCGGATTCCCGAACCTCGTCACCTACGACATGGGCGGAACCTCGACCGATGTGGCGCTGATCCGCGGCGCGCAGCCGGCAGTCTCGAACGAGATCGAGATCGAATATGCCATGCCGATCCACGTGCCGATGGTGGACGTGCACACCGTCGGCGCCGGCGGCGGCTCGATCGCACGCATCGACGATGCCGGTCTGATCCGCGTCGGGCCGGAAAGCGCGGGGGCGAGCCCGGGGCCGATCTGCTATGGCCGCGGCGGCACGGAGCCGACAATCTCGGACGCCAACCTGATCCTCGGCCGGCTCAACCCGAAGCGGCTGCTGGCGGTCGATTCGCCAGTGAGCGTGCCCGACATCGAGGCGATCTTCGCCGAGAAGCTCGGCAACCGCATCGGCGTCGGCGCGACCGAGGCGGCGGGCGCGGTGCTGCGCATCGCCAACCTCAAGATGGCCGGCGCGATCCGCATGGTGTCGATCTCCAAGGGACACGACCCGCGCGACTTCGCGCTGTTCGCCTTCGGCGGCGCCGGGCCGCTGCACGCGACGGCGCTGGCGCGCGAGCTCGGCATCCCCAAGGTGCTGGTACCGGCGCGGCCGGGCATCACCAACGCGCTCGGCTGCGTGGTGGCCGACATGCGGCACGACTTCGTCAACACGCTGAACCAGCCCGTCGCCGCGCTGGACGAGGCGAAGGCCAGGACCATCCTCGCCCGCCAGGTGGCCGAAGGGCGCGAGCTGATCGCCAAGGAGGCAGTGAAGCCGCAGACGATCCGCGTCGTCCATTCCGCCGACATGCAGTTCGTCGGCCAGACCCACCTGCTCAACGTTCCCCTGCCCTCGCCGGAGGTAACGCGGGCGCATCTGCAGGACCTGTTCGAGAAGGCCTACTACGCCCGCTTCCGGGTGAAGCTGCCGGAAATCCGCGCCGCGCTCGTCAACCTCAACACGTCGGTCATCGGCGTGCGCGGCGAGGTCGACCTGTCGACGCTGATCGACCCGGCCGGCCGCGCTGACAGCCTCGCCGGCGCATTGGTGGAGACGCGCAAGGTCTGGTTCGACGGGCGATGGATCGACACGCCGGTCTATGCCCGCGAGAAACTGCCGCCCGGCGCAGCCTTTGCGGGCCCGGCGGTCCTCGAACAGCTCGACGCGACGACGGTGGTGGAGCCGGGTGACCGGTGTTCGTCGGACGCGGAAGGCAACATCATCATCGAGGTGAAGCGCACATGA
- a CDS encoding ferredoxin--NADP reductase, with protein MQDAAVTKDATASALPFPIPANVHAERVVSVTHYTDRLFSFRITRPQSLRFRSGEFVMIGLPNAEKPVYRAYSVASPAWDDELEFYSIKVQDGPLTQHLQKIQPGDIVLLRPKPTGTLVLDALTPGKRVFMIATGTGIAPFASLIREPETYDKFEQVILTNTCRDAADLQYGNELAAMASEDPLIGEMAGGKLVYYATTTREETPNMGRITTLIENGKLFSDLGIRPLDPATDRVMLCGSMAMIKDVAALLEARGFTEGSNSAPAEFVLERAFVG; from the coding sequence ATGCAAGACGCTGCCGTCACGAAGGACGCGACCGCTTCCGCGCTTCCTTTCCCGATTCCCGCGAACGTTCATGCCGAGCGCGTGGTGTCGGTGACGCATTACACCGACCGGCTCTTCTCCTTCCGCATCACGCGGCCGCAGAGCCTGCGCTTCCGTTCGGGCGAGTTCGTAATGATCGGCCTGCCCAATGCCGAGAAGCCGGTCTACCGCGCCTATTCGGTCGCAAGCCCCGCCTGGGATGACGAGCTCGAATTCTATTCGATCAAGGTGCAGGATGGCCCGCTGACGCAGCATCTGCAGAAGATTCAGCCGGGCGACATCGTGCTTTTGCGGCCGAAGCCGACCGGAACGCTGGTGCTCGACGCGCTGACCCCCGGCAAGCGCGTGTTCATGATCGCGACCGGCACCGGCATCGCGCCCTTCGCCAGCCTGATCCGCGAGCCGGAGACCTATGACAAGTTCGAGCAGGTGATCCTCACCAACACCTGCCGCGACGCCGCCGACCTGCAATACGGCAACGAGCTCGCCGCGATGGCGAGCGAGGACCCGCTGATCGGCGAGATGGCAGGCGGCAAGCTCGTCTACTATGCGACGACCACGCGCGAGGAGACGCCCAACATGGGCCGCATCACCACGCTGATCGAAAACGGCAAACTGTTCTCCGACCTCGGCATCCGGCCGCTCGATCCGGCCACCGACCGGGTGATGCTCTGCGGCTCGATGGCGATGATCAAGGACGTCGCGGCACTGCTAGAAGCCCGCGGCTTCACCGAAGGCTCCAACTCGGCGCCGGCGGAATTTGTCCTGGAGAGGGCGTTCGTGGGGTGA